The Streptomyces sp. Je 1-332 genome has a window encoding:
- the rpmF gene encoding 50S ribosomal protein L32, translating into MAVPKRKMSRSNTRHRRSQWKAAVPTLVSCERCQEPKLQHIACPSCGTYNKRQVLEV; encoded by the coding sequence GTGGCTGTTCCGAAGCGGAAGATGTCGCGCAGCAACACGCGCCACCGCCGGTCGCAGTGGAAGGCTGCGGTCCCCACCCTGGTTTCGTGTGAGCGTTGCCAGGAGCCGAAGCTCCAGCACATCGCGTGCCCGAGCTGCGGCACGTACAACAAGCGCCAGGTCCTCGAGGTCTGA
- the rnc gene encoding ribonuclease III — MRGTVSSHKMAEDAHAEKAANAKKQAENTASSHTLLEGRLGYELESALLVRALTHRSYAYENGGLPTNERLEFLGDSVLGLVVTDTLYRTHPDLPEGQLAKLRAAVVNSRALAEVSRGLELGSFIRLGRGEEGTGGRDKASILADTLEAVIGAVYLDQGLDAAGELVHRLFDPLIEKSSNLGAGLDWKTSLQELTATESLGVPEYLVTESGPDHEKTFTAAARVGGVSYGTGTGRSKKEAEQQAAESAWREIRSAADERIAAAKAEGVSEAPSA; from the coding sequence GTGAGAGGCACCGTGTCTAGCCACAAGATGGCGGAAGACGCCCACGCTGAAAAGGCTGCAAACGCCAAGAAGCAGGCGGAAAACACGGCCTCGTCCCACACGCTTTTGGAAGGGCGGCTCGGGTACGAACTCGAGTCCGCCCTTCTGGTGCGTGCACTGACCCACCGTTCGTACGCGTACGAGAACGGCGGCCTGCCGACGAATGAGCGGCTCGAGTTCCTCGGGGACTCGGTGCTCGGTCTCGTCGTCACGGACACGCTCTATCGCACCCACCCCGACCTGCCCGAAGGCCAGCTGGCCAAGTTGCGGGCCGCGGTGGTCAATTCGCGTGCGCTGGCGGAGGTCAGTCGTGGCCTAGAACTCGGCTCCTTCATCCGGCTCGGCCGGGGCGAAGAGGGTACGGGTGGCCGGGACAAGGCTTCCATCCTCGCCGACACCCTTGAAGCGGTGATCGGCGCGGTCTATCTGGACCAGGGTCTGGACGCGGCGGGCGAGCTGGTGCACCGGCTCTTCGACCCGCTGATCGAGAAGTCCTCGAACCTGGGAGCGGGCCTGGACTGGAAAACCAGCCTCCAGGAGCTCACCGCCACCGAGAGCCTCGGCGTTCCCGAGTATCTCGTCACGGAGAGCGGCCCGGACCACGAGAAGACCTTTACTGCTGCCGCCCGCGTCGGAGGCGTCTCGTACGGCACCGGCACCGGCCGCAGCAAGAAGGAAGCGGAGCAGCAGGCCGCGGAGTCCGCGTGGCGCGAGATTCGCTCCGCTGCGGATGAGCGAATCGCTGCCGCGAAGGCTGAGGGAGTCTCCGAAGCTCCGTCCGCCTGA
- the mutM gene encoding bifunctional DNA-formamidopyrimidine glycosylase/DNA-(apurinic or apyrimidinic site) lyase, producing the protein MPELPEVEVVRRGLERWVAHRTVAAVEVLHPRSVRRHLAGGDDFGLRLRGHRVGTAMRRGKYLWLPLEDSGTSILAHLGMSGQLLVQPQEAPDEKHLRIRMRFDDALGTELRFVDQRTFGGLSLHANTPDGLPDVIAHIARDPLDELFDDAAFHTALRRRRTTIKRALLDQSLISGVGNIYADEALWRSKLHYERPTATFTRPRTAELLGHVRDVMNAALAVGGTSFDSLYVNVNGESGYFERSLDAYGREDEPCRRCGTPMRRRPWMNRSSYFCPRCQRPPAAPLS; encoded by the coding sequence ATGCCTGAGCTGCCTGAGGTCGAAGTGGTCCGGCGTGGACTAGAGCGCTGGGTGGCTCATCGGACCGTCGCCGCCGTCGAGGTGCTGCATCCGCGCTCCGTACGGCGGCATCTCGCGGGCGGTGACGACTTCGGGCTCCGCCTCAGGGGCCACCGGGTCGGCACGGCGATGCGGCGGGGGAAGTATCTGTGGCTGCCCCTTGAGGACAGTGGCACCTCGATCCTCGCCCACCTCGGGATGAGCGGGCAGCTGCTCGTCCAGCCCCAAGAGGCGCCCGACGAGAAGCACTTGAGGATCCGGATGCGGTTCGACGACGCGCTCGGCACCGAACTCCGCTTCGTCGACCAGCGCACCTTCGGCGGTCTGTCGCTGCACGCGAACACCCCGGACGGGCTGCCCGACGTCATCGCGCACATCGCACGCGACCCGCTGGACGAGCTCTTCGACGACGCGGCCTTCCACACCGCGCTGCGCCGCCGTCGTACGACGATCAAACGTGCCCTGCTCGACCAATCGTTGATCAGCGGTGTCGGCAACATCTATGCGGATGAGGCCCTTTGGCGCTCGAAGCTGCACTACGAGCGGCCCACGGCCACGTTCACACGCCCGCGTACGGCCGAACTCCTGGGCCACGTACGGGATGTGATGAACGCGGCGCTCGCCGTCGGCGGCACGAGTTTCGACAGCCTGTACGTGAACGTGAACGGCGAATCCGGGTACTTCGAGCGGTCGCTCGACGCCTACGGACGTGAGGACGAGCCCTGCCGCCGCTGCGGGACGCCGATGCGCCGGCGCCCCTGGATGAACCGCTCCAGCTACTTCTGCCCGCGCTGTCAGCGGCCGCCGGCCGCCCCGCTGTCGTAG
- a CDS encoding helix-turn-helix domain-containing protein, producing MDSTAQDMPYDVFSRQCPSRGTLEHVTGRWGALTLGALHDGTFRFNELRRRVDGVSEKMLSQTLHALERDGLVQRDAQPTNPPRVDYQLTPLGREITDRLMGLIHFVEGRMDGVLEARERYDSGAAGGR from the coding sequence ATGGACTCGACCGCTCAGGACATGCCATACGACGTGTTCTCTCGGCAGTGCCCCTCGCGCGGCACCCTGGAGCACGTCACCGGACGCTGGGGTGCGCTCACTCTGGGCGCGCTGCACGACGGCACGTTCCGTTTCAACGAGCTGCGCCGCCGGGTCGACGGCGTGAGCGAGAAGATGCTGTCCCAGACGCTGCACGCGCTGGAGCGCGACGGCCTGGTCCAGCGTGACGCACAGCCCACCAACCCTCCGCGCGTGGACTATCAACTCACCCCGCTGGGGCGGGAGATCACCGACCGTCTGATGGGCCTCATCCACTTCGTCGAGGGCAGGATGGACGGCGTCCTCGAAGCCCGCGAGCGCTACGACAGCGGGGCGGCCGGCGGCCGCTGA
- a CDS encoding CAP domain-containing protein, which translates to MGRHRRSGAGAAATGRATGAPDTYAGEYAGVPEPRPATVSHRHRGRRATPVRTGLLGVSAAVAMGAVAVASGLVPGADNYSLGGGGDSNKVRAATTPSEVAPQGGDTGTAERESTPPSRGSERPDAPTPSPSQSTEKPSAEPSKKPSSKAPAPSRTEEKKKTTPPSPSRTPSEKPKAPPATGAKSPSAESAAEADVLTLVNQERAKVGCSPVSGDAALASLAGNFSADMAERDFFDHTDPDGATPWDRADKAGISDLGGENIARGQANAQSVMDAWMNSAGHRANILNCDYKTLGVGAHFAPGGPWWTQDFGF; encoded by the coding sequence ATGGGACGCCACCGACGCTCCGGCGCAGGGGCAGCCGCCACCGGCCGCGCCACTGGGGCCCCCGACACATACGCGGGCGAGTACGCCGGCGTCCCGGAGCCCCGCCCCGCCACCGTGTCCCACCGCCACCGGGGCCGCCGCGCCACCCCGGTGCGCACCGGCCTGCTCGGTGTCTCCGCGGCCGTGGCCATGGGTGCCGTGGCCGTCGCGTCCGGCCTGGTCCCGGGGGCCGACAACTACTCCCTCGGCGGAGGCGGCGACTCGAACAAGGTCCGCGCCGCCACCACCCCGAGCGAGGTCGCACCTCAGGGCGGCGACACCGGCACCGCCGAGCGCGAGTCGACCCCGCCGAGCCGCGGCTCCGAACGCCCGGACGCCCCGACGCCTTCCCCCTCGCAGTCCACCGAGAAGCCCTCGGCCGAGCCGTCGAAGAAGCCGTCGTCCAAGGCTCCCGCTCCGTCCAGGACCGAGGAGAAGAAGAAGACGACGCCCCCGAGCCCCTCGCGCACCCCCTCCGAGAAGCCGAAGGCCCCGCCGGCCACCGGAGCGAAGTCGCCGTCCGCCGAGAGCGCGGCCGAGGCGGACGTGCTCACCCTGGTCAACCAGGAGCGGGCCAAGGTGGGCTGCTCCCCCGTGAGCGGCGACGCCGCACTGGCCTCGCTCGCTGGGAACTTCAGCGCGGACATGGCCGAGCGCGACTTCTTCGACCACACCGACCCGGATGGCGCGACCCCGTGGGACCGTGCCGACAAGGCCGGGATATCGGATTTGGGCGGCGAGAACATCGCCCGGGGCCAGGCCAACGCCCAGTCCGTGATGGACGCCTGGATGAACAGCGCCGGCCATCGGGCCAACATCCTCAACTGCGACTACAAGACGCTGGGCGTCGGCGCGCACTTCGCGCCGGGCGGCCCCTGGTGGACGCAGGACTTCGGCTTCTAG
- a CDS encoding acylphosphatase: protein MNEEVRVTAWVRGQVQGVGFRWFTRAKALEIGGLSGFALNLEDGRVQVVAEGPRVGAQGLLDWLREGDTPGRVDGVTEIWDTPRGIYDTFAIR, encoded by the coding sequence ATGAACGAAGAAGTCAGAGTCACGGCCTGGGTGCGTGGCCAGGTGCAAGGCGTGGGTTTCCGCTGGTTCACGCGGGCCAAGGCTCTGGAGATCGGCGGCCTGAGTGGTTTTGCTCTCAATCTGGAGGACGGCCGCGTGCAGGTCGTCGCCGAGGGCCCCCGCGTGGGTGCCCAGGGGCTGCTCGACTGGCTGCGCGAGGGCGACACACCCGGCCGCGTCGACGGTGTCACTGAGATCTGGGACACTCCGCGCGGCATCTACGACACCTTCGCGATTCGCTGA